The Drosophila nasuta strain 15112-1781.00 chromosome 2L, ASM2355853v1, whole genome shotgun sequence genome window below encodes:
- the LOC132783518 gene encoding trypsin delta-like produces the protein MFSTLVLLSVATFGCALHLPVDPKFLLKKGPINNRVIGGVDTPIETIPWQVSLQRQGSHYCGGVIYSKNIIITAAHCVCDDNANILDPKIFDVRVGSSTRNNGGSVIKVAKTSAHDRFTLDPIIEYDIALILLSSPLEMGSTVKAIPLAESVPNDGASAIVSGWGWTATETNPLYMQSGNVTILSREKCARVHGDRKITKVTVCAASPGSCHGDSGGPLVFNDELVGIVSYGEFYCPPNIPGVYTNVVELRKWIEEEAKNLSST, from the coding sequence ATGTTCTCTACATTAGTCTTGCTCTCAGTGGCAACTTTCGGTTGCGCATTGCACTTGCCAGTTGATCCAAAATTTCTATTGAAAAAAGGACCAATAAACAATCGCGTTATTGGAGGAGTGGACACACCTATAGAGACAATACCTTGGCAAGTGTCGCTGCAAAGACAAGGATCGCATTATTGTGGTGGCGTCATTTACAGCAAAAACATCATAATAACAGCCGCCCACTGTGTTTGCGATGACAATGCCAATATTCTTGATCCCAAGATTTTTGATGTGCGCGTTGGCAGTAGTACGCGTAACAATGGTGGATCGGTGATTAAAGTTGCCAAAACAAGCGCACATGATCGTTTTACACTTGATCCAATAATTGAATATGACATCGCACTAATTTTGTTAAGTTCGCCCCTTGAAATGGGTTCAACTGTCAAGGCCATTCCACTAGCAGAGTCAGTTCCTAATGACGGAGCTTCAGCTATAGTCTCTGGATGGGGATGGACGGCAACGGAAACAAATCCTCTCTATATGCAAAGTGGCAACGTGACAATTTTAAGTCGCGAGAAGTGCGCCAGGGTTCATGGTGAcagaaaaattacaaaagtaaCAGTCTGTGCTGCTTCTCCTGGTTCTTGTCATGGTGATTCTGGTGGTCCATTGGTTTTTAATGATGAGCTTGTAGGCATTGTTTCTTATGGAGAATTTTATTGTCCACCCAATATTCCCGGTGTATATACAAATGTTGTTGAGCTTCGAAAATGGATTGAAGAGGAAGCCAAAAACCTAAGCTCAACTTGA
- the LOC132783517 gene encoding trypsin alpha-like — MFPTLLVLLSVATLGCALHWPIGPEFLLKKGPINNRIVGGEDTSIETIPWQVSLQRQGLHDCGGVIYSKNIIITAAHCVCDNNAMILDPKIFDVRVGSSTTDNGGSLNKVAKIIVHDRYRIIYNYIQEYDIALILLSSPLEMGPTVKAIPLADSVPNDGAAVLVSGWGYTETGKAPLHLKSVYLNIVNREQCARRHVMLLKATICATSPWKSACNGDSGGPLTYNSKLVGIVSMVPRPCGTPGNPDIYTDVVELRKWIEVEATKLSSN; from the coding sequence ATGTTCCCTACATTATTAGTCCTGCTCTCAGTGGCAACTTTAGGTTGTGCATTGCATTGGCCGATTGGACCAGAATTTCTATTGAAAAAAGGACCAATAAACAATCGCATCGTTGGAGGAGAGGACACATCGATAGAGACAATACCTTGGCAAGTTTCGCTGCAAAGACAAGGATTGCATGATTGTGGTGGCGTTATTTACAGCAAAAACATCATTATAACAGCCGCCCACTGTGTTTGCGATAACAATGCCATGATTCTTGATCCCAAGATTTTTGATGTGCGCGTTGGCAGTAGTACCACAGACAACGGTGGATCATTGAATAAAGTTGCCAAGATAATCGTGCATGATCGCTATAGAAttatatataactatatacAGGAATACGACATCGCACTAATTTTGCTAAGTTCGCCCCTTGAAATGGGTCCAACTGTCAAGGCCATTCCACTGGCAGACTCGGTTCCTAATGACGGAGCTGCTGTGCTTGTCTCTGGATGGGGATATACCGAAACTGGAAAGGCTCCGCTCCATCTGAAAAGTGTCTATTTGAACATTGTAAATCGCGAGCAGTGCGCCAGGAGGCATGTAATGCTTTTAAAAGCAACAATATGTGCTACTTCCCCTTGGAAAAGTGCGTGCAATGGAGATTCTGGTGGACCATTGACTTACAATAGTAAACTTGTGGGCATTGTTTCTATGGTGCCTCGTCCTTGCGGTACACCCGGTAATCCCGATATCTATACAGATGTTGTAGAGCTTCGCAAATGGATTGAAGTGGAAGCCACAAAACTAAGCTCAAATTGA
- the LOC132783527 gene encoding S-phase kinase-associated protein 1-like isoform X1 — translation MPFIKLQTSDNVIFNIDLDLIMCSGTIKGMLQSCSGEDEVVPLPKVRSGILTKILEWAEFHRKEFSENTEEEDEESTDVVSKWDSEFIKVDQSILFELITVANFLNIGGLMQLACKTVANMIKGKTTEQIRTIFNIQNVLSNSEERVNELVENQK, via the exons atgcCGTTCATCAAGCTGCAGACCTCTGATAAtgtcatttttaatatagattTGGATTTAATCATGTGCTCGGGCACTATTAAG ggTATGCTGCAGAGTTGCAGTGGAGAGGATGAAGTTGTGCCATTGCCAAAAGTGAGATCCGGGATTCTAACCAAAATTCTTGAATGGGCCGAGTTCCATCGTAAAGAGTTTAGTGAAAACACTGaagaggaggatgaggagTCTACTGACGTGGTATCCAAATGGGATAGCGAATTTATTAAGGTTGATCAAAGCATTCTTTTCGAGCTAATTACGGTTGCCAACTTTCTAAATATTGGCGGCTTAATGCAGTTAGCCTGCAAGACTGTCGCCAATATGATAAAGGGCAAGACCACGGAACAAATACGCACGATTTTTAACATCCAAAATGTCCTGTCCAACTCGGAAGAAAGAGTTAATGAATTGGTAGAAAAtcagaaataa
- the LOC132783527 gene encoding S-phase kinase-associated protein 1-like isoform X2, with protein MCSGTIKGMLQSCSGEDEVVPLPKVRSGILTKILEWAEFHRKEFSENTEEEDEESTDVVSKWDSEFIKVDQSILFELITVANFLNIGGLMQLACKTVANMIKGKTTEQIRTIFNIQNVLSNSEERVNELVENQK; from the exons ATGTGCTCGGGCACTATTAAG ggTATGCTGCAGAGTTGCAGTGGAGAGGATGAAGTTGTGCCATTGCCAAAAGTGAGATCCGGGATTCTAACCAAAATTCTTGAATGGGCCGAGTTCCATCGTAAAGAGTTTAGTGAAAACACTGaagaggaggatgaggagTCTACTGACGTGGTATCCAAATGGGATAGCGAATTTATTAAGGTTGATCAAAGCATTCTTTTCGAGCTAATTACGGTTGCCAACTTTCTAAATATTGGCGGCTTAATGCAGTTAGCCTGCAAGACTGTCGCCAATATGATAAAGGGCAAGACCACGGAACAAATACGCACGATTTTTAACATCCAAAATGTCCTGTCCAACTCGGAAGAAAGAGTTAATGAATTGGTAGAAAAtcagaaataa
- the LOC132783527 gene encoding S-phase kinase-associated protein 1-like isoform X3 has protein sequence MLQSCSGEDEVVPLPKVRSGILTKILEWAEFHRKEFSENTEEEDEESTDVVSKWDSEFIKVDQSILFELITVANFLNIGGLMQLACKTVANMIKGKTTEQIRTIFNIQNVLSNSEERVNELVENQK, from the coding sequence ATGCTGCAGAGTTGCAGTGGAGAGGATGAAGTTGTGCCATTGCCAAAAGTGAGATCCGGGATTCTAACCAAAATTCTTGAATGGGCCGAGTTCCATCGTAAAGAGTTTAGTGAAAACACTGaagaggaggatgaggagTCTACTGACGTGGTATCCAAATGGGATAGCGAATTTATTAAGGTTGATCAAAGCATTCTTTTCGAGCTAATTACGGTTGCCAACTTTCTAAATATTGGCGGCTTAATGCAGTTAGCCTGCAAGACTGTCGCCAATATGATAAAGGGCAAGACCACGGAACAAATACGCACGATTTTTAACATCCAAAATGTCCTGTCCAACTCGGAAGAAAGAGTTAATGAATTGGTAGAAAAtcagaaataa
- the LOC132783530 gene encoding uncharacterized protein LOC132783530 yields MCICSACKWIDNICCPLAKKAQFFACWTLIHGLVMTTLSLIYQFWEEKEWKYAAFAVAIPHLIAGILMVYSIYKSLPTLYLVSVIGSSFGPFALFLVAYLPIMQIFEIIVACRFYSTVLK; encoded by the exons ATGTGCATCTGCAGCGCATGTAAATGGATTGACAACATCTGCTGTCCGCTCGCCAAGAAAGCGCAATTTTTTGCATGTTGGACATTGATTCATGGCTTGGTAATGACCACCCTCAGTCTTATTTACCAATTCT GGGAGGAGAAAGAATGGAAATATGCAGCATTCGCAGTCGCCATACCTCACTTAATTGCCGGAATATTAATGGTATATAGCATTTACAAG TCTTTACCAACTCTCTATTTAGTGTCTGTGATTGGCTCATCGTTCGGTCCCTTTGCGCTCTTTTTAGTCGCATATTTGCCAA taatgcaaatatttgaaataatcgTTGCTTGTCGGTTTTATAGTAcggttttgaaataa
- the LOC132783515 gene encoding trypsin alpha-3-like, which produces MSQRLNMFSQVLVLLSATTLFFIVDAHITNVWPNWLKLKRIGPDGRIIGGLDTTIETTPWQVSLQSYTMHFCGGAIYSSNIIVTAAHCVDHKDPRTISVRVGTNAHNIGGSIFNVSAKYVHEKYSDPEVLNDVALLLLSSPLEMSDSVKAIPLAKSEPNDGAAVLVSGWGRTETEYTPLNLKSVSVNIVGRDKCAEVYGTTCITKATICAASPGKDACQGDSGGPLVHNGKLVGIVSWGNGCAEPNYPGVYANIPTLRKWIVKAAKKLSSKHKLRAENYKM; this is translated from the coding sequence ATGTCACAGAGGCTAAACATGTTCAGCCAAGTCTTAGTGCTGCTATCGGCAACAACTTTATTCTTTATTGTCGACGCTCATATTACGAATGTATGGCCGAATTGGTTGAAATTGAAGAGGATTGGACCTGATGGTCGGATCATTGGTGGATTGGACACAACAATAGAGACGACACCTTGGCAAGTGTCGCTGCAAAGCTATACTATGCATTTCTGCGGTGGAGCCatctacagcagcaacatcatcgtGACAGCCGCCCATTGTGTGGACCACAAGGATCCCCGAACTATTTCGGTGCGCGTCGGCACTAATGCCCACAACATCGGTGGATCGATATTTAATGTGTCGGCAAAGTATGTCCATGAAAAGTATTCAGATCCTGAAGTACTCAATGATGTTGCCCTCCTCTTGCTGAGCTCTCCCCTTGAAATGAGTGACAGTGTTAAGGCCATTCCACTGGCAAAGTCCGAACCAAATGACGGAGCTGCAGTTCTTGTCTCCGGCTGGGGACGGACTGAAACGGAATACACTCCGCTCAATCTGAAAAGTGTTAGTGTCAACATTGTCGGACGCGACAAATGCGCTGAAGTCTATGGCACCACCTGCATCACAAAAGCCACAATCTGTGCCGCTTCCCCGGGAAAGGATGCCTGCCAAGGTGACTCTGGTGGTCCGTTGGTTCATAATGGCAAGCTAGTTGGTATCGTTTCGTGGGGCAATGGTTGCGCTGAACCCAATTATCCCGGAGTCTATGCAAATATTCCGACGCTTCGCAAATGGATTGTGAAGGCCGCGAAGAAATTGAGTTCAAAACACAAATTGCGAGcagaaaattacaaaatgtga
- the LOC132786101 gene encoding LOW QUALITY PROTEIN: trypsin alpha-3-like (The sequence of the model RefSeq protein was modified relative to this genomic sequence to represent the inferred CDS: deleted 1 base in 1 codon), with amino-acid sequence MTTIIATAIITITITMQMHADGITVVASSTAKNIIITAAHCVCDKNANILDPKIFDVRVGSSTSNDDGSVIKVAKTIVHDRFTLNPHLMEYDIALILLSSPLEMGPTVKAIPLAESVPNDGASAIVSGWGWTETGEASLHLKKVSVNIVSREECARAYGYKRITQVTICAAAPGKDSCGGDSGGPLVYEGELVGIVSYGYGCAEPGYPGVYANVVELRKWIENEATKLGST; translated from the exons ATGACCACAATCATAGccacagcaataataacaataacgatAACAATGCAAATGCACGCG GACGGCATTACTGTGGTGGCGTCGTCTACAGCAAAAAACATCATAATAACAGCCGCCCACTGTGTATGCGATAAGAATGCCAATATTCTTGATCCCAAGATTTTTGATGTGCGCGTTGGCAGTAGTACGTCTAACGATGACGGATCGGTGATTAAAGTTGCCAAAACAATCGTACATGATCGTTTTACACTTAATCCACACTTAATGGAATATGACATCGCACTAATTTTGCTAAGTTCGCCCCTTGAAATGGGTCCAACTGTCAAGGCCATTCCACTGGCAGAGTCAGTTCCTAATGACGGAGCTTCAGCTATAGTCTCTGGATGGGGATGGACGGAAACTGGAGAGGCTTCGCTCCATTTAAAAAAG GTGTCTGTGAACATTGTCAGTCGCGAAGAGTGCGCCAGGGCTTATGGTTACAAAAGAATTACACAAGTAACAATCTGTGCTGCTGCCCCTGGAAAAGATTCCTGTGGTGGTGATTCTGGTGGCCCATTGGTTTATGAAGGTGAGCTTGTGGGCATTGTTTCTTATGGCTATGGATGCGCTGAACCGGGGTATCCTGgtgtttatgcaaatgttgtgGAGCTTCGCAAATGGATTGAAAATGAAGCCACAAAACTAGGCTCAACTTGA
- the LOC132783520 gene encoding vesicle-associated membrane protein-associated protein A: MDLNQLNAGLISVSPQKMIFYAPYDRIQKRIITILNPTAKRLLFKIRSNAALNYVVLPNCGCIEPYNINEVSVSLNYFDFHDDRGYDHHFTVLYIRSPCNDNAMPAESILYTFKQVRDQLKINQVRIPIELQPNPICIPQAELDMLLPPDTRNMMLTKLPVFGEEHLKHLSAPIKRKKRCNWLRVLTTLVVIVSSLVGAFTQRHFIEELIYLHLTVDEVHF; this comes from the exons ATGGATTTGAATCAATTGAATGCTGGCCTCATCAGTGTTAGCCCACAAAAGATGATATTCTATGCGCCCTACGATCGCATCCAGAAACGTATCATCACTATATTAAATCCCACGGCAAAGAGACTGCTTTTTAAGATTCGCTCAAATGCAGCACTCAACTATGTAGTTCTCCCAAATTGTGGCTGCATTGAGCCCTATAATATTAACGAGGTGTCTGTCTCTTTGAATTACTTTGATTTCCATGACGACCGAGGCTACGATCATCACTTTACAGTTCTATACATACGATCGCCGTGCAATGACAATGCTATGCCAGCtgaaagtattttgtatacgtTTAAGCAAGTGCGCGATCAATTAAAGATCAATCAAGTGCGTATCCCTATTGAGCTGCAACCGAATCCCATTTGCATACCACAGGCAGAATTGGATATGCTCCTGCCTCCAGATACTCGCAATATGATGCTGACAAAATTGCCAGTATTCGGAGAGGAGCATCTCAAACATTTGTCTGCGCCAATAAAACGCAAAAAGCGCTGCAATTGGCTGCGAGTATTAACAACTTTGGTAGTGATTGTGTCTTCATTGGTGGGAG CATTTACACAACGCCATTTTATTGAGGAGCTAATATATCTACACTTGACAGTGGATGAAGTACACTTTTAG
- the LOC132783529 gene encoding myosin-2 essential light chain: MANKLSGDRMRREFLQHSQRGDAKIAHSQLGDCLRVLGLNPSEASIRQHIRQLHEQHIERISFDEFMSIYNSIQSEDSDSPEAEHFIAGLRLLDEQHTGYIAASRLRYILANCGECLTEAELDELLEHHVNDQGLVDYAELVHALMAES, translated from the coding sequence ATGGCCAACAAACTTTCAGGAGACCGGATGCGTCGCGAATTCCTGCAACACTCGCAACGAGGAGATGCTAAAATTGCGCATTCGCAGCTGGGCGATTGTCTGCGTGTCCTGGGCCTCAATCCCAGCGAGGCAAGCATACGTCAGCACATCCGACAGTTGCATGAACAGCACATCGAGCGCATATCCTTTGACGAGTTCATGTCCATCTACAATAGCATTCAGTCGGAGGACTCCGATTCTCCAGAGGCCGAACATTTTATTGCCGGTCTACGCCTTTTAGATGAGCAGCATACGGGTTACATAGCAGCGAGCCGGCTAAGATACATTCTGGCCAACTGTGGTGAATGTCTGACTGAAGCCGAATTGGACGAGTTGTTGGAGCATCATGTCAACGATCAGGGTTTGGTCGATTATGCAGAGCTAGTGCATGCCCTTATGGCTGAAAGCTAG
- the LOC132783519 gene encoding trypsin delta-like: protein MFPTLFVLLSVATLGCALHLPIRPEFLLKKGPIKRIYGGKDTPIEKIPWQVSLQNNGSHVCGGVIYSKNIIITAAHCVDKKNPRIFDVRVGSSASNNGGSVIKVDKITVHDSYTSRSTVEYDIALILLSSPLEMGPTVKAIPLAESVPNDGAAVLVSGWGRTETATIAKYLKSVYVNIVNREECAMAYGDKQFTQVTICAASPGKDSCSCDSGGPLVYEGKLVGIVSYGFGCADPRHPGVYTNIVELRKWIKDEAKKLSAY, encoded by the coding sequence ATGTTCCCTACATTATTTGTCTTGCTCTCAGTGGCAACTTTAGGTTGCGCATTGCACTTGCCGATCAGACCTGAATTTCTATTGAAAAAAGGTCCAATAAAACGCATCTATGGAGGAAAGGACACACCGATAGAGAAAATACCTTGGCAAGTGTCGCTGCAAAACAATGGATCGCATGTCTGTGGTGGCGTCATCTACAGCAAAAACATTATTATAACAGCCGCCCATTGTGTTGACAAAAAAAATCCAAGGATTTTTGATGTGCGCGTTGGAAGTAGTGCGTCTAACAATGGTGGATCGGTAATTAAAGTTGACAAGATAACCGTGCATGACAGTTATACAAGTAGGTCAACAGTGGAGTATGACATCGCCCTGATTTTGTTAAGTTCGCCCCTCGAAATGGGTCCAACTGTCAAGGCCATTCCACTGGCAGAATCAGTTCCTAATGACGGAGCTGCTGTGCTTGTCTCTGGCTGGGGGCGAACAGAGACCGCAACGATTGCAAAATATCTAAAAAGTGTCTATGTGAACATTGTAAACCGCGAGGAGTGCGCCATGGCTTATGGTGACAAACAATTTACACAAGTAACAATCTGTGCTGCTTCCCCTGGCAAAGATTCTTGCTCTTGTGATTCGGGTGGACCATTGGTTTATGAGGGTAAGCTTGTGGGCATTGTTTCTTATGGCTTTGGATGCGCCGATCCGAGGCATCCCGGTGTCTACACAAATATTGTGGAACTTCGCAAATGGATTAAAGACGAAGCCAAAAAACTAAGTGCATACTGA
- the LOC132783528 gene encoding trypsin alpha-like has product MFPTLLVLLSVATLGCAFQLPVDPEFLLKKGPINNRIVGGKDTPIETIPWQVSLQRLGLYHCGGVTYSKNIIITAAHCVYKESPRIFDVRVGSKSNNGGSVIKVAKIIVHDRYMHINNPKIQYDIALLLLSSLLEMGPTVKAIPLAESVPHDGAAVLVSGWGRTETEPVAKYLKSVYVNIVNREECARAYNTESTKATICATSPWKGACSGDSGGPLTYNGKLVGIVSFGPVYPCGKPGTPVIYTDVVELRKWIEEEAKVLSSA; this is encoded by the coding sequence ATGTTCCCTACATTATTAGTCCTGCTCTCAGTGGCAACTTTAGGTTGCGCATTCCAATTGCCGGTTGACCCAGAATTTCTATTGAAAAAAGGACCAATCAACAATCGCATCGTTGGAGGAAAGGACACACCGATAGAGACAATACCTTGGCAAGTGTCGCTGCAAAGACTAGGACTGTATCACTGTGGTGGTGTCACTTACAGCAAAAACATCATTATAACAGCCGCCCATTGTGTTTACAAAGAAAGTCCAAGGATTTTTGATGTGCGCGTTGGTAGTAAATCTAACAATGGTGGATCGGTAATTAAAGTTGCCAAGATTATCGTTCATGATCgttatatgcatataaataacCCAAAAATTCAATATGACATCGCCCTGCTTTTGTTAAGTTCGCTCCTCGAAATGGGTCCAACTGTCAAGGCCATTCCACTGGCAGAATCAGTTCCTCATGACGGAGCTGCTGTGCTTGTCTCTGGATGGGGACGAACAGAGACCGAACCcgttgcaaaatatttaaaaagtgtcTATGTGAACATTGTAAATCGCGAGGAGTGCGCTAGGGCTTACAATACAGAAAGTACGAAAGCAACAATCTGTGCTACTTCCCCTTGGAAAGGTGCGTGCAGTGGAGATTCTGGTGGACCATTGACTTACAATGGTAAACTTGTGGGCATTGTTTCTTTTGGGCCTGTTTATCCTTGCGGTAAGCCCGGTACACCCGTTATCTATACAGATGTAGTGGAGCTTCGAAAATGGATCGAGGAGGAGGCCAAAGTTCTAAGCTCAGCCTga
- the LOC132783531 gene encoding dynein light chain roadblock-type 1 encodes MSAEVEEMLKRFSTMKNIVGIVVVDYDGIAIKSTLDNTMSVHYAAHMQLLTEKARQVILDLDATNEFTSMRIRTTYFEIILVPLEHYFIVVLQNPCD; translated from the coding sequence ATGTCCGCCGAAGTTGAGGAGATGCTGAAGCGCTTTAGTACCATGAAGAACATTGTTGGCATCGTTGTTGTGGATTACGATGGCATTGCCATCAAATCAACCTTGGATAACACAATGTCAGTGCATTATGCAGCCCACATGCAATTGCTAACGGAGAAGGCTCGTCAGGTGATCCTCGATCTGGATGCCACCAACGAGTTCACATCGATGCGAATCCGTACCACATATTTTGAGATCATACTCGTGCCACTTGAGCACTACTTTATAGTTGTCCTCCAAAATCCCTGTGACTAA